One Drosophila kikkawai strain 14028-0561.14 chromosome 3L, DkikHiC1v2, whole genome shotgun sequence genomic window carries:
- the Girdin gene encoding girdin isoform X6 → MAGTATATPMEIDEFINGALVSWLESCLPRAELLAGYTSLLDGHIIHSVWLQIDPEPQNNPSELNDLSGKSLSIARAKNFECIVRNLKALFEEELGQTILVLPDAFTLGHHPESRSGLDQMRTLLTLLLGAAVQCPNKELFIARIKELDLETQHAIVALIKQVTDSHSLVLTEDSVERLTPQSMYTHILRLTKERDLMYLKWIDLACVEPELAAGDNLVECGQGVSVPRSPSNGTATSTPSSSSNSESNHLAVECADLRSKNRKLRQELEEKSENLLELREELDDKKARFDKLRQESQEWFTEAKRASAYRDEVDILRERAERADRLEVEVQKYREKLGDSDFYKSRVEELREDNRVLLESKEMLEEQLQRYRKRSEHAISLESEIIKYKQKLNDMALERDVDRSKLEELLEENAQLQLVAKNLNTTQELDKSFSDNEDDCNSGDNSLSEQLTNNAQTRALKLELENRRLTAALEQLKESSFHETSGKMLELEKEKKKLSLKIEQMQENVQRLTQQNMELEGVFKNALEENKKLQDAVDSRQKSYDRQSLERETDRQKLADAEQHVETLNKEKQRIQTLNESIQRRADDLERLAESKSKELEQFTEKSKQYEQTRQKLYEIEAKVSTYERENASLVKEVSKLKEGSEQKSVQLDESINRLDSQAKELLRLSKTLEEAEQLQLKLVELEKHNQELVSQRNIDQEMISTLRNDLVTGTLVTKKVRHNLEKLGLADEEPGELNVEHVVEKLVRNPETFKTVREIMLNVTREQQREEEEDPDREGGGVKSDMCVLCHRQEIFTVEKNIELAADPPAASVAAQPSSQELRFEHKVRLSPARESAELIRLKDSNTQLQTENARLSVDVAALGSQITSLNTQHVALQLANSQLAAEKDTLLKEIDSLQQEHKHALQDQVTLQCLHDQLSAEYESLNKDKEQLKAAVRDLRQEMRDTREQQTALEQRIEELTTQNNNMKTCSEDLSILRTEHSKLTDDFRNLFATSDRFKNEYKNIQEQYKMIRMEHSSLKLHNTELTGELNTKSDQVRHLQVEYTKVQQRCEMLIQNNADLDSERKALMDNVSQLLSQYQELLAISLEDKKHFHEEEKNYTERVHSLKRQKEKLEEKIMEHYKKTEVTVHKKKPFAIGLVRRVKKASSDLMNKVPSRNRRSWVDDARTSSQFVIGSESGGNESDNSNEEPISIASDTHLLQRNIPLRQSLQRDLLDNSIQRGGAVRSSLQAQKPLKRQM, encoded by the exons atggctgGCACGGCAACGGCGACGCCAATGGAAATTGACGAATTCATAAATGGAGCACTCGTTTCTTGG CTGGAGTCATGCCTGCCGCGAGCGGAGCTACTCGCAGGCTATACATCCCTGCTCGATGGCCACATAATCCACAGTGTTTGGCTGCAGATCGATCCGGAGCCGCAGAACAATCCCAGCGAGCTGAACGATCTCAGTGGCAAGTCGCTGAGCATTGCGAGGGCCAAGAATTTCGAGTGCATTGTACGGAATCTCAAGGCTTTGTTTGAGGAGGAGCTGGGTCAAACCATACTGGTCCTGCCGGATGCCTTCACTTTGGGCCATCATCCGGAGAGCAGGAGCGGACTGGACCAGATGCGGACGCTTCTCACACTGCTGCTCGGCGCTGCCGTGCAGTGTCCCAACAAGGAACTGTTTATTGCCCGCATCAAGGAGCTGGATCTGGAGACGCAGCATGCCATTGTGGCTTTGATCAAACAGGTGACGGACAGTCACAGCCTGGTGCTCACCGAGGACTCTGTGGAACGGCTGACACCGCAGAGCATGTACACGCACATCCTGCGCCTCACCAAGGAGCGGGATCTAATGTATCTCAAGTGGATCGATCTGGCCTGCGTTGAGCCCGAACTAGCTGCTGGCGATAATCTGGTGGAATGTGGCCAGGGCGTCAGTGTGCCACGTTCACCATCCAACGGAACGGCAACCTCCACGCCCTCGTCCTCATCCAACTCGGAGAGCAATCACTTGGCCGTAGAGTGTGCGGATCTCAGGTCGAAAAACCGCAAGCTGCGACAGGAGCT tgaGGAAAAATCAGAGAATCTCTTGGAGCTGCGCGAGGAGCTCGATGACAAGAAGGCTCGCTTTGACAAGCTAAGGCAGGAGAGCCAGGAATGGTTTACGGAGGCCAAGCGAGCCTCTGCCTATCGCGACGAGGTGGACATTCTCAGAGAGCGCGCAGAGCGTGCTGATCGCCTGGAGGTGGAGGTCCAAAAGTATCGGGAAAAGCTTGGAGATTCCGATTTCTACAAGTCGCGCGTGGAGGAGCTAAGGGAGGATAACCGCGTATTGCTGGAATCAAA GGAAATGCTTGAGGAGCAGCTGCAACGCTATCGCAAGCGTTCCGAGCACGCCATCTCCCTGGAGTCAGAGATCATTAAGTACAAGCAGAAACTGAATGATATGGCTCTAGAAAGGGATGTGGATCGTTCGAAGCTCGAGGAGCTTCTAGAGGAAAATGCTCAGCTGCAGCTGGTGGCCAAGAATCTGAATACCACACAGGAGCTGGACAAGTCCTTCTCCGACAACGAAGATGACTGCAACTCTGGCGACAACAGCCTGTCCGAACAGCTCACCAACAATGCCCAGACGCGTGCTCTCAAACTGGAGCTAGAGAATCGTCGCCTGACGGCTGCCTTGGAGCAGCTAAAGGAAAGCAGCTTCCATGAGACCTCTGGCAAAATGCTAGAgctggagaaggagaagaagaagctCTCCTTGAAGATCGAACAAATGCAGGAGAATGTCCAGCGTTTAACCCAGCAGAATATGGAGCTGGAGGGCGTCTTCAAAAACGCTTTGGAGGAGAACAAGAAGCTGCAGGATGCCGTGGACAGCCGCCAAAAGAGCTACGATCGCCAGAGCCTCGAGCGGGAGACGGATCGCCAGAAGCTAGCCGATGCCGAGCAGCATGTGGAGACCCTAAACAAGGAGAAGCAGCGCATCCAGACCCTAAACGAGAGCATTCAGCGAAGAGCCGACGATCTGGAACGGCTCGCCGAGAGCAAAtccaaggagctggagcaatTCACTGAAAAGTCCAAGCAGTACGAGCAGACCCGCCAGAAGCTGTACGAAATTGAGGCCAAGGTCTCCACCTATGAGCGCGAGAATGCCAGCTTGGTGAAGGAGGTGTCCAAGCTGAAAGAGGGCAGCGAACAAAAGTCCGTGCAGCTGGACGAGAGCATAAACCGACTGGATAGCCAGGCCAAGGAGCTGCTGAGGCTGAGCAAGACCCTCGAGGAGGCCGAGCAGTTGCAGCTAAAGCTGGTGGAGTTGGAGAAGCACAACCAGGAGCTGGTCTCGCAAAGGAATATTGATCAGGAGATGATAAGCACACTGCGCAATGACCTGGTCACCGGAACGCTGGTCACTAAAAAGGTACGCCACAATCTGGAGAAGCTGGGCCTGGCCGACGAAGAGCCTGGTGAACTGAATGTAGAGCATGTGGTGGAGAAGCTGGTGCGCAATCCCGAAACCTTCAAGACCGTGCGCGAGATCATGCTCAATGTAACCCGCGAACAGCAacgggaggaggaggaggacccTGATCGAGAGGGCGGTGGCGTCAAGTCGGACATGTGTGTGCTCTGCCACCGCCAGGAGATCTTTACCGTGGAAAAGAACATTGAGCTAGCAGCTGATCCACCTGCAGCATCGGTGGCAGCCCAACCCTCCTCTCAGGAGCTGCGATTCGAGCACAAGGTGCGTCTCAGTCCCGCCCGTGAGTCTGCGGAGCTGATCCGCCTCAAGGACTCCAACACCCAACTGCAGACGGAGAATGCTCGTCTCAGCGTGGACGTGGCCGCCTTGGGCTCACAGATTACATCGCTGAACACCCAGCATGTGGCCCTGCAGCTGGCCAACTCTCAGCTGGCGGCGGAGAAGGATACCCTGCTCAAGGAAATCGATTCACTGCAGCAGGAGCACAAGCATGCGCTGCAGGATCAGGTGACATTGCAGTGCCTGCACGATCAGCTCTCGGCGGAATATGAATCCCTGAACAAGGACAAAGAGCAGCTGAAGGCGGCGGTAAGGGATTTGCGGCAAGAGATGCGCGACACCCGCGAACAGCAGACGGCTCTGGAGCAACGCATCGAGGAGCTGACCACGCAGAATAACAACATGAAGACCTGTAGCGAGGATCTGTCTATTCTACGCACCGAGCACTCCAAGCTCACCGATGACTTCCGGAATCTCTTTGCTACCAGCGATAGGTTCAAGAACGAGTACAAGAACATCCAGGAGCAGTACAAGATGATACGGATGGAGCACTCCAGTCTCAAGCTGCACAACACGGAGCTGACAGGCGAGCTGAACACCAAGAGCGACCAAGTGCGTCATCTCCAGGTGGAGTACACCAAGGTTCAGCAACGCTGCGAG ATGCTGATCCAAAACAATGCCGATCTGGACTCGGAGCGCAAGGCTTTGATGGACAATGTCTCGCAGTTACTCTCTCAGTACCAGGAGCTCTTGGCCATTTCCCTTGAGGACAAGAAGCACTTCCACGAGGAGGAGAAGAACTACACCGAACGCGTGCACAGTCTCAAGCGGCAAAAGgagaagctggaggagaagaTCATGGAGCACTACAAAAAGACCGAGGTCACCGTCCACAAAAA AAAACCCTTTGCCATTGGTCTGGTTAGAAGAGTGAAGAAGGCCAGCTCGGATTTGATGAACAAAGTGCCCAGTCGA
- the Girdin gene encoding girdin isoform X5: MAGTATATPMEIDEFINGALVSWLESCLPRAELLAGYTSLLDGHIIHSVWLQIDPEPQNNPSELNDLSGKSLSIARAKNFECIVRNLKALFEEELGQTILVLPDAFTLGHHPESRSGLDQMRTLLTLLLGAAVQCPNKELFIARIKELDLETQHAIVALIKQVTDSHSLVLTEDSVERLTPQSMYTHILRLTKERDLMYLKWIDLACVEPELAAGDNLVECGQGVSVPRSPSNGTATSTPSSSSNSESNHLAVECADLRSKNRKLRQELEEKSENLLELREELDDKKARFDKLRQESQEWFTEAKRASAYRDEVDILRERAERADRLEVEVQKYREKLGDSDFYKSRVEELREDNRVLLESKEMLEEQLQRYRKRSEHAISLESEIIKYKQKLNDMALERDVDRSKLEELLEENAQLQLVAKNLNTTQELDKSFSDNEDDCNSGDNSLSEQLTNNAQTRALKLELENRRLTAALEQLKESSFHETSGKMLELEKEKKKLSLKIEQMQENVQRLTQQNMELEGVFKNALEENKKLQDAVDSRQKSYDRQSLERETDRQKLADAEQHVETLNKEKQRIQTLNESIQRRADDLERLAESKSKELEQFTEKSKQYEQTRQKLYEIEAKVSTYERENASLVKEVSKLKEGSEQKSVQLDESINRLDSQAKELLRLSKTLEEAEQLQLKLVELEKHNQELVSQRNIDQEMISTLRNDLVTGTLVTKKVRHNLEKLGLADEEPGELNVEHVVEKLVRNPETFKTVREIMLNVTREQQREEEEDPDREGGGVKSDMCVLCHRQEIFTVEKNIELAADPPAASVAAQPSSQELRFEHKVRLSPARESAELIRLKDSNTQLQTENARLSVDVAALGSQITSLNTQHVALQLANSQLAAEKDTLLKEIDSLQQEHKHALQDQVTLQCLHDQLSAEYESLNKDKEQLKAAVRDLRQEMRDTREQQTALEQRIEELTTQNNNMKTCSEDLSILRTEHSKLTDDFRNLFATSDRFKNEYKNIQEQYKMIRMEHSSLKLHNTELTGELNTKSDQVRHLQVEYTKVQQRCEMLIQNNADLDSERKALMDNVSQLLSQYQELLAISLEDKKHFHEEEKNYTERVHSLKRQKEKLEEKIMEHYKKTEVTVHKKKPFAIGLVRRVKKASSDLMNKVPSRNRRSWVDDARTSSQFVIGSESGGNESDNSNEEPISIASDTHLLQRNIPLRQSLQRDLLDNSIQRGGAVRSSLQAQKPALKRQM; this comes from the exons atggctgGCACGGCAACGGCGACGCCAATGGAAATTGACGAATTCATAAATGGAGCACTCGTTTCTTGG CTGGAGTCATGCCTGCCGCGAGCGGAGCTACTCGCAGGCTATACATCCCTGCTCGATGGCCACATAATCCACAGTGTTTGGCTGCAGATCGATCCGGAGCCGCAGAACAATCCCAGCGAGCTGAACGATCTCAGTGGCAAGTCGCTGAGCATTGCGAGGGCCAAGAATTTCGAGTGCATTGTACGGAATCTCAAGGCTTTGTTTGAGGAGGAGCTGGGTCAAACCATACTGGTCCTGCCGGATGCCTTCACTTTGGGCCATCATCCGGAGAGCAGGAGCGGACTGGACCAGATGCGGACGCTTCTCACACTGCTGCTCGGCGCTGCCGTGCAGTGTCCCAACAAGGAACTGTTTATTGCCCGCATCAAGGAGCTGGATCTGGAGACGCAGCATGCCATTGTGGCTTTGATCAAACAGGTGACGGACAGTCACAGCCTGGTGCTCACCGAGGACTCTGTGGAACGGCTGACACCGCAGAGCATGTACACGCACATCCTGCGCCTCACCAAGGAGCGGGATCTAATGTATCTCAAGTGGATCGATCTGGCCTGCGTTGAGCCCGAACTAGCTGCTGGCGATAATCTGGTGGAATGTGGCCAGGGCGTCAGTGTGCCACGTTCACCATCCAACGGAACGGCAACCTCCACGCCCTCGTCCTCATCCAACTCGGAGAGCAATCACTTGGCCGTAGAGTGTGCGGATCTCAGGTCGAAAAACCGCAAGCTGCGACAGGAGCT tgaGGAAAAATCAGAGAATCTCTTGGAGCTGCGCGAGGAGCTCGATGACAAGAAGGCTCGCTTTGACAAGCTAAGGCAGGAGAGCCAGGAATGGTTTACGGAGGCCAAGCGAGCCTCTGCCTATCGCGACGAGGTGGACATTCTCAGAGAGCGCGCAGAGCGTGCTGATCGCCTGGAGGTGGAGGTCCAAAAGTATCGGGAAAAGCTTGGAGATTCCGATTTCTACAAGTCGCGCGTGGAGGAGCTAAGGGAGGATAACCGCGTATTGCTGGAATCAAA GGAAATGCTTGAGGAGCAGCTGCAACGCTATCGCAAGCGTTCCGAGCACGCCATCTCCCTGGAGTCAGAGATCATTAAGTACAAGCAGAAACTGAATGATATGGCTCTAGAAAGGGATGTGGATCGTTCGAAGCTCGAGGAGCTTCTAGAGGAAAATGCTCAGCTGCAGCTGGTGGCCAAGAATCTGAATACCACACAGGAGCTGGACAAGTCCTTCTCCGACAACGAAGATGACTGCAACTCTGGCGACAACAGCCTGTCCGAACAGCTCACCAACAATGCCCAGACGCGTGCTCTCAAACTGGAGCTAGAGAATCGTCGCCTGACGGCTGCCTTGGAGCAGCTAAAGGAAAGCAGCTTCCATGAGACCTCTGGCAAAATGCTAGAgctggagaaggagaagaagaagctCTCCTTGAAGATCGAACAAATGCAGGAGAATGTCCAGCGTTTAACCCAGCAGAATATGGAGCTGGAGGGCGTCTTCAAAAACGCTTTGGAGGAGAACAAGAAGCTGCAGGATGCCGTGGACAGCCGCCAAAAGAGCTACGATCGCCAGAGCCTCGAGCGGGAGACGGATCGCCAGAAGCTAGCCGATGCCGAGCAGCATGTGGAGACCCTAAACAAGGAGAAGCAGCGCATCCAGACCCTAAACGAGAGCATTCAGCGAAGAGCCGACGATCTGGAACGGCTCGCCGAGAGCAAAtccaaggagctggagcaatTCACTGAAAAGTCCAAGCAGTACGAGCAGACCCGCCAGAAGCTGTACGAAATTGAGGCCAAGGTCTCCACCTATGAGCGCGAGAATGCCAGCTTGGTGAAGGAGGTGTCCAAGCTGAAAGAGGGCAGCGAACAAAAGTCCGTGCAGCTGGACGAGAGCATAAACCGACTGGATAGCCAGGCCAAGGAGCTGCTGAGGCTGAGCAAGACCCTCGAGGAGGCCGAGCAGTTGCAGCTAAAGCTGGTGGAGTTGGAGAAGCACAACCAGGAGCTGGTCTCGCAAAGGAATATTGATCAGGAGATGATAAGCACACTGCGCAATGACCTGGTCACCGGAACGCTGGTCACTAAAAAGGTACGCCACAATCTGGAGAAGCTGGGCCTGGCCGACGAAGAGCCTGGTGAACTGAATGTAGAGCATGTGGTGGAGAAGCTGGTGCGCAATCCCGAAACCTTCAAGACCGTGCGCGAGATCATGCTCAATGTAACCCGCGAACAGCAacgggaggaggaggaggacccTGATCGAGAGGGCGGTGGCGTCAAGTCGGACATGTGTGTGCTCTGCCACCGCCAGGAGATCTTTACCGTGGAAAAGAACATTGAGCTAGCAGCTGATCCACCTGCAGCATCGGTGGCAGCCCAACCCTCCTCTCAGGAGCTGCGATTCGAGCACAAGGTGCGTCTCAGTCCCGCCCGTGAGTCTGCGGAGCTGATCCGCCTCAAGGACTCCAACACCCAACTGCAGACGGAGAATGCTCGTCTCAGCGTGGACGTGGCCGCCTTGGGCTCACAGATTACATCGCTGAACACCCAGCATGTGGCCCTGCAGCTGGCCAACTCTCAGCTGGCGGCGGAGAAGGATACCCTGCTCAAGGAAATCGATTCACTGCAGCAGGAGCACAAGCATGCGCTGCAGGATCAGGTGACATTGCAGTGCCTGCACGATCAGCTCTCGGCGGAATATGAATCCCTGAACAAGGACAAAGAGCAGCTGAAGGCGGCGGTAAGGGATTTGCGGCAAGAGATGCGCGACACCCGCGAACAGCAGACGGCTCTGGAGCAACGCATCGAGGAGCTGACCACGCAGAATAACAACATGAAGACCTGTAGCGAGGATCTGTCTATTCTACGCACCGAGCACTCCAAGCTCACCGATGACTTCCGGAATCTCTTTGCTACCAGCGATAGGTTCAAGAACGAGTACAAGAACATCCAGGAGCAGTACAAGATGATACGGATGGAGCACTCCAGTCTCAAGCTGCACAACACGGAGCTGACAGGCGAGCTGAACACCAAGAGCGACCAAGTGCGTCATCTCCAGGTGGAGTACACCAAGGTTCAGCAACGCTGCGAG ATGCTGATCCAAAACAATGCCGATCTGGACTCGGAGCGCAAGGCTTTGATGGACAATGTCTCGCAGTTACTCTCTCAGTACCAGGAGCTCTTGGCCATTTCCCTTGAGGACAAGAAGCACTTCCACGAGGAGGAGAAGAACTACACCGAACGCGTGCACAGTCTCAAGCGGCAAAAGgagaagctggaggagaagaTCATGGAGCACTACAAAAAGACCGAGGTCACCGTCCACAAAAA AAAACCCTTTGCCATTGGTCTGGTTAGAAGAGTGAAGAAGGCCAGCTCGGATTTGATGAACAAAGTGCCCAGTCGA